One window of Enterobacter sp. RHBSTW-00175 genomic DNA carries:
- a CDS encoding ABC transporter substrate-binding protein, protein MSNTFRISLLTATVLISTSAMSALPQGYPAEYQKVVDAATKEGKVVIYSTTDTKAAGPLIEGFEKTYPGIKVEYNDMNSTELYNRFISEQASGGSSGDVVWSSSMDTALKLATDYAQEYKSPEQSQLPKWAVWSDKAYGTTYEPVVFIYNKRLIPAAEVPDSHAALAKLIASQSDKFKSKVTTYDIEKSGLGFMLSVQDFKADPNYLKTLADIAKGGLAVQSSTGTMMERVSSGENLIGFNILGSYAEARAKNDPSLGISYPKDYTLVLSRVSFISQQAQNNNAAKLWLDYVLSEKGQSILANQADIPSIRNDIEGKNDIDGLTKVLGSALKPIPVDESLLEYLQPKKRLDYIKQWREAAAK, encoded by the coding sequence ATGTCGAACACTTTCCGAATTTCTCTGCTTACCGCTACTGTACTGATCTCTACGTCTGCAATGTCTGCTTTGCCGCAGGGCTATCCTGCCGAGTATCAAAAAGTCGTGGATGCTGCGACCAAAGAGGGAAAAGTGGTGATTTACTCCACCACCGACACCAAAGCCGCCGGGCCGCTGATTGAGGGCTTCGAGAAAACCTACCCGGGCATTAAAGTTGAATATAACGACATGAACAGCACCGAGCTGTACAACCGTTTTATCAGCGAACAAGCCTCCGGTGGCAGCAGCGGTGATGTGGTCTGGAGCTCCTCAATGGATACCGCACTGAAGCTCGCTACCGACTATGCGCAGGAGTACAAATCCCCTGAGCAAAGCCAGTTACCAAAATGGGCAGTCTGGAGCGATAAAGCCTACGGCACCACCTATGAGCCAGTGGTCTTTATCTACAACAAACGCCTTATTCCTGCGGCCGAAGTACCGGATTCACACGCGGCGCTGGCTAAACTTATCGCCAGCCAGAGCGATAAATTCAAGAGCAAAGTCACCACCTACGACATCGAAAAATCCGGGCTGGGCTTTATGCTCTCCGTTCAGGATTTCAAGGCAGATCCTAACTACCTGAAAACCCTGGCTGATATCGCCAAAGGCGGTTTAGCCGTGCAGTCTTCAACCGGCACGATGATGGAAAGGGTATCGTCAGGTGAAAACCTGATTGGCTTTAACATCCTTGGCTCCTACGCTGAAGCCCGTGCGAAGAACGATCCGTCACTGGGCATCTCCTATCCGAAGGATTACACCCTGGTGTTATCGCGCGTGTCCTTTATCAGCCAGCAGGCGCAAAACAACAACGCCGCGAAGCTGTGGCTGGACTATGTGCTGTCAGAAAAAGGGCAAAGTATTCTGGCGAATCAGGCTGATATCCCGTCCATTCGTAACGATATCGAAGGCAAAAATGATATCGATGGCCTGACCAAAGTGCTGGGCAGCGCGCTGAAACCGATCCCGGTTGATGAAAGCCTGCTGGAATACCTGCAACCGAAAAAACGTCTGGACTACATCAAACAGTGGCGCGAAGCCGCAGCTAAATAA
- a CDS encoding iron ABC transporter permease: protein MNTLHRKWQSLPRGVVVLITALVIYVPLSFIVIQSFLSAPFFSPAKEWSFESFGFIFTDPDFYKALRSGFILAFGLVVIAIPLGGVLAFLMVRTDLPGRRLIEPLILVPIFVSPMVLGFGYVVAAGPVGFLSLWAQSLIGFVPWNIYDMSSIVVIAGLTHVPHAYLYISSALRSVGSDVEEAARTAGASPLQVMTSVSLPMVRPSILYAIVLLFFLGLEVFGLMLVLGDPEGNMVLATYLYQLTNKLGTPSYHLMAAVAVVLICITIPLVMLQRRLMRTANRFVTVKGKASQARALPLGKWRWVAGAVVAFWLTVTIGVPLLGVVLRAFISNWGVGVSLWDELSLSTFRTIWAQPNLLRAIVNSMSIGVIGGALAVACYLFVGIAMHRKPDNTTRFLDYSVLVPRAVPGLLAGLAFLWVFLFLPMWLDNSLKSGWLSGFAWSDWMREHLIVWLRSLRSTIFSVWLAYTVVWMAYGLRLISSTLLQVGPELEEAARSTGATRGQITRHVTIPLSRYGLIGSWLLMFLIFEREYSTGVYLLSPGTETIGSMLVSLWAAGAIDIVAALSFINILLVVVGLGIALRFGVKLHD, encoded by the coding sequence ATGAATACATTACACAGAAAGTGGCAAAGCCTGCCTCGCGGCGTAGTGGTGTTGATAACCGCTCTGGTTATCTATGTTCCGCTGTCGTTCATCGTGATACAGAGCTTCTTATCGGCTCCCTTTTTTTCTCCGGCTAAAGAGTGGAGCTTTGAATCATTTGGATTTATTTTCACCGACCCCGACTTCTATAAAGCACTCAGAAGCGGCTTCATTCTCGCGTTCGGTCTGGTCGTTATCGCCATTCCGCTTGGCGGGGTACTGGCGTTTCTGATGGTCCGCACCGACTTGCCTGGCCGGCGTCTGATTGAGCCGCTGATCCTGGTGCCGATTTTTGTGTCGCCGATGGTTCTGGGCTTTGGCTATGTGGTCGCCGCCGGGCCGGTTGGTTTTTTATCTCTGTGGGCGCAGTCGCTGATTGGTTTTGTGCCCTGGAATATCTACGACATGTCGAGCATCGTGGTCATCGCTGGCCTGACGCATGTTCCGCACGCGTATCTGTATATTTCTTCTGCGCTGCGAAGCGTGGGTTCTGATGTAGAAGAAGCCGCGCGCACGGCGGGGGCTTCTCCCTTGCAGGTCATGACCTCCGTCAGCCTGCCGATGGTGCGTCCGTCTATTCTGTACGCCATCGTGTTGCTGTTCTTCCTCGGGCTGGAGGTGTTTGGCCTGATGCTGGTGCTGGGCGATCCAGAAGGCAACATGGTGCTGGCAACCTACCTGTATCAGCTGACCAACAAGCTCGGCACACCGTCTTATCACCTGATGGCGGCAGTGGCCGTGGTGCTGATTTGTATCACCATCCCACTGGTCATGTTACAGCGTCGCCTGATGCGCACTGCCAACCGCTTTGTGACCGTGAAAGGCAAAGCGTCACAGGCGCGCGCGTTGCCGCTGGGCAAATGGCGCTGGGTGGCAGGTGCCGTGGTGGCGTTCTGGCTGACCGTGACCATTGGCGTTCCACTGCTTGGCGTGGTGTTACGCGCATTTATCTCAAACTGGGGGGTGGGAGTATCTCTCTGGGATGAGCTTTCCCTGAGCACCTTCCGCACTATCTGGGCACAACCAAACCTGCTGCGCGCCATCGTCAACTCGATGTCTATCGGCGTGATTGGCGGTGCGCTGGCGGTGGCCTGCTATCTGTTTGTCGGTATCGCCATGCACCGCAAACCGGACAACACCACGCGGTTCCTCGATTACAGCGTGCTGGTGCCACGTGCGGTCCCGGGCTTGCTTGCGGGTCTGGCTTTCCTGTGGGTGTTCCTGTTCCTGCCAATGTGGCTGGATAACTCACTGAAATCAGGATGGCTTTCCGGGTTTGCGTGGTCAGACTGGATGCGTGAACATCTGATTGTCTGGTTGCGTTCATTACGCAGCACCATCTTCAGCGTCTGGCTGGCCTACACCGTGGTGTGGATGGCATATGGGCTACGGCTTATCTCCTCAACGCTGCTCCAGGTCGGGCCTGAACTTGAAGAAGCGGCGCGCAGCACAGGGGCAACGCGCGGGCAAATTACCCGTCACGTCACCATCCCGTTATCACGCTACGGTCTTATTGGCTCATGGTTGTTGATGTTCCTGATCTTTGAACGCGAATACTCAACCGGTGTGTACCTGCTTTCGCCAGGTACGGAAACCATAGGCTCGATGCTGGTTTCCCTGTGGGCGGCGGGTGCCATTGATATCGTGGCTGCGCTCTCTTTTATTAACATCCTGCTGGTCGTGGTAGGTCTGGGCATTGCCCTTCGCTTCGGAGTTAAATTACATGATTGA
- a CDS encoding ABC transporter ATP-binding protein codes for MIELAVENLHLTYGDNPVLKGVSMNLKRGEVVSLLGPSGSGKTTLLRAVAGLEKPTQGSIVIGKNSVYNGTPRSEIPAEERNLGLVFQSYALWPHKTVFENVAYPLKLRKVPAKEVTQRVQDVLDQLGLGHLGKRHPHQLSGGQQQRVAIGRALVYNPPVILLDEPLSNLDAKLREEARVFLRELIIKLGLSALMVTHDQNEAMSISDRILLLNNGKIEQQGTPQEMYGSPKTLFTAEFMGSNNRLHGKVTEVRDGKAHIEGNGWRLWGQAAEGVKAGSEATAVIRVERVAVVDGPGENQLELPLLTSMYLGDRWEYLFRTAGDDFVIRAYGHDVRDPQHCHLSLPEKHVWIFPKG; via the coding sequence ATGATTGAATTAGCGGTCGAAAATCTGCACTTAACCTACGGCGACAACCCGGTGTTAAAAGGGGTTTCCATGAACCTCAAACGCGGCGAAGTAGTTTCCTTGCTGGGGCCATCGGGCAGCGGCAAGACCACATTGCTGCGCGCGGTTGCGGGCCTGGAAAAGCCGACCCAGGGTTCGATTGTCATCGGCAAAAACAGCGTTTACAACGGCACACCGCGCAGTGAAATCCCGGCAGAGGAACGCAACCTGGGGCTGGTGTTTCAGTCCTACGCCCTATGGCCGCACAAAACCGTTTTTGAGAACGTGGCATATCCTTTAAAGCTGCGTAAGGTCCCAGCGAAAGAGGTAACCCAGCGCGTTCAGGATGTACTGGATCAGCTCGGCCTGGGCCATCTGGGTAAGCGCCACCCGCACCAGCTTTCCGGTGGTCAGCAACAGCGCGTGGCGATTGGCCGGGCGCTGGTCTATAACCCGCCGGTGATCCTGCTGGATGAACCGCTTTCGAACCTGGACGCCAAGCTGCGCGAAGAGGCCCGCGTGTTCCTGCGCGAGTTGATTATCAAGCTCGGCCTGTCGGCGCTGATGGTCACGCACGATCAGAATGAAGCAATGTCGATTTCCGATCGTATTCTGCTGCTGAACAACGGAAAAATTGAGCAACAGGGTACGCCGCAGGAGATGTATGGCTCGCCGAAAACGCTGTTTACCGCCGAGTTTATGGGCAGTAACAACCGCCTGCATGGCAAAGTGACCGAAGTCCGCGACGGCAAAGCGCACATTGAAGGCAACGGCTGGAGGCTGTGGGGCCAGGCGGCGGAAGGCGTGAAAGCAGGGAGTGAAGCCACGGCGGTTATCCGTGTGGAGCGTGTAGCAGTGGTGGACGGCCCGGGAGAAAACCAGCTTGAGCTGCCGTTACTCACCAGCATGTATCTGGGGGATCGCTGGGAATATCTGTTCCGTACCGCGGGGGATGATTTTGTGATCCGCGCCTATGGCCACGACGTTCGGGATCCGCAGCACTGCCATTTGTCGTTACCGGAAAAACACGTCTGGATCTTCCCTAAAGGGTGA
- a CDS encoding outer membrane beta-barrel protein: MKKTLVALIIANAFTATTAFAAANAGTWYSGAKFGWSHYFDANTASKAHDNNNGSNQYNVDHDNVGGGIYTGYQITPWLAVEGGYDYLGNMQINGHHSAGAQMKSQGLQMSLKASYGLTDSWDIYGRAGAMAYRAESDVSGHNRFDTGVRPLAAVGTEYAFNKNWAGRLEYQWVSNVGNANQIGVSSDVSSVTAGLTYRFGQHD, encoded by the coding sequence ATGAAAAAGACACTTGTCGCATTAATTATTGCTAATGCCTTTACCGCTACCACGGCGTTTGCGGCAGCTAATGCAGGCACCTGGTACAGTGGCGCTAAATTTGGCTGGTCTCACTATTTTGATGCCAATACCGCGTCTAAGGCGCACGACAACAACAACGGCTCTAACCAGTATAATGTCGATCACGATAACGTCGGTGGCGGTATTTATACGGGTTACCAGATAACGCCATGGCTGGCCGTTGAAGGTGGTTACGATTATTTAGGCAATATGCAGATTAATGGTCATCATAGCGCGGGTGCGCAAATGAAAAGCCAGGGTTTGCAGATGTCCTTAAAAGCCAGCTACGGCCTGACGGACAGCTGGGATATTTATGGTCGTGCCGGGGCGATGGCCTATCGCGCTGAGTCCGATGTAAGTGGTCACAATCGTTTTGATACTGGTGTACGCCCGCTAGCTGCTGTCGGTACGGAGTACGCATTCAACAAAAACTGGGCGGGTCGCCTGGAGTATCAGTGGGTGAGCAACGTGGGTAATGCCAACCAGATAGGCGTCAGCAGCGATGTGAGCTCTGTAACGGCAGGGTTAACCTATCGTTTTGGGCAGCACGATTAA
- a CDS encoding winged helix-turn-helix transcriptional regulator, with translation MHILPPVRPEQSIERLTAILEPIAENVKLVPRKRITWTHKGRQQMYLFQQGELSLLRASDGLLLVTVYEPHLFGIAEMIQPTQGHILRVESESTVLRADADHAATLFREQGVWEDVAAVLSYHTAYLVYRDAQVVQQRTYSVIRNHLQEMILLPEEARMRTTILDYIQDRTLLSRSSILNVLSALKKGQYISFKRGGYLLEMTHLPESF, from the coding sequence ATGCATATTTTACCTCCTGTTCGACCCGAACAGTCCATTGAACGTCTGACTGCGATCCTTGAACCGATCGCGGAGAACGTGAAATTAGTTCCGCGTAAGCGCATCACCTGGACGCATAAAGGTCGGCAGCAAATGTACCTTTTCCAGCAGGGTGAGTTGTCGTTGCTGCGTGCTTCTGACGGGCTGTTGCTGGTGACGGTTTATGAACCGCATCTGTTTGGGATCGCCGAGATGATCCAGCCTACGCAGGGACATATTCTGCGGGTGGAAAGTGAATCGACCGTTTTGCGTGCCGATGCAGACCATGCCGCCACGCTTTTTCGCGAACAGGGCGTATGGGAGGATGTCGCGGCAGTGCTCTCGTATCACACGGCCTATTTAGTTTACCGTGATGCCCAGGTGGTACAGCAACGTACCTATTCCGTTATTCGCAATCATTTGCAGGAGATGATATTGCTGCCCGAAGAAGCGCGAATGCGCACGACAATTCTTGACTATATTCAGGATCGTACGCTATTGTCGCGCAGCAGTATTCTCAATGTATTATCGGCGTTAAAAAAAGGGCAATACATCTCATTTAAGCGTGGCGGTTATTTGCTGGAGATGACGCATTTACCGGAATCTTTCTAG
- a CDS encoding flagellin: protein MSGIITNVNTLVVQNTALKTSSVLQQSVERLSSGMRINSAKDDAAGQAIANRMGSQIKGLLQAQRNASDGRSMAETAEGALSEINQRLQRIRELSVQSLSETYTLEDADSIQAEINVNLKEIARLNSQTTFNGKNVLDGSAGNVPIQVGVNDNETLGLFLGKPGFSVDELGLTDLVIRGISGKVTPTDQLLGSASNISLSSGSTSVTFNTAGVALTSAKLVRSSSGILFIQGTDAQGKNTYLTANYGATYNTATSSASVSVSAVTSSPLYSDISTLPSRAVSGLSFVDNSNAAMSADALVSSNGKYYIQQGTDYYEAELNWGPTGAMQAKVTDPTALTTLASPVNVTSTPAVDLTSATPTFLDSSGNAVSGTARLVKNGSSYFMEVDNGGGDFRYYAASVAVSSDGGTPAVTVQANTATAQNAFTDVSTVGGTSYITIDPAKMQLNYTDNDGKIFANVLDSDADGNYVMNLGADGKSATLVQQSDGSLLIKTLNGSGEIQIYYPNSYTTTTDAATGWTTINLRETGDGIRLRNPEDPLATLDAAIARVDQRRSLLGATMNRLESAQNVQAATSTALSASRSRIEDADYAEEVSQMSRAQIVQQAGNSVLAKSNHLPDAVLSLLQG from the coding sequence ATGTCTGGGATCATCACCAACGTCAATACTCTGGTAGTACAAAATACCGCGTTAAAGACCAGTTCCGTATTACAGCAATCCGTTGAGCGACTCTCCTCCGGGATGCGAATTAACAGCGCCAAAGACGATGCGGCAGGTCAGGCGATTGCTAACCGTATGGGCAGCCAGATTAAAGGTCTTCTTCAGGCGCAGCGAAACGCCAGCGACGGGCGTTCAATGGCCGAAACGGCGGAAGGTGCGCTCAGCGAAATTAACCAGCGCTTGCAGCGCATTCGTGAGCTGTCCGTTCAGTCGTTGAGTGAAACCTACACTCTGGAAGATGCAGACAGCATTCAGGCTGAAATTAACGTCAACCTGAAAGAGATTGCCCGTCTTAATTCACAGACCACCTTTAATGGCAAAAACGTACTCGATGGCAGTGCCGGGAATGTGCCGATACAGGTTGGCGTAAATGATAATGAAACCCTTGGCCTCTTCCTTGGCAAACCGGGTTTCAGCGTTGACGAACTTGGACTGACCGACCTGGTGATCCGCGGAATTAGCGGCAAAGTGACGCCGACCGATCAGCTACTGGGCTCCGCCAGCAATATCTCGCTGAGCAGCGGCAGTACCAGCGTCACCTTTAATACCGCAGGCGTCGCGCTAACATCCGCCAAACTGGTTCGCAGCAGCAGCGGTATTTTGTTTATTCAGGGCACCGATGCGCAGGGGAAAAACACCTATCTGACGGCGAACTACGGCGCGACGTACAATACCGCTACCAGTTCGGCCAGCGTAAGCGTTTCAGCCGTGACATCTTCACCGCTCTACAGCGATATCTCCACGCTGCCGTCACGCGCGGTGTCAGGGCTTTCGTTTGTAGACAACAGCAACGCGGCGATGAGCGCCGATGCGCTGGTGAGCAGCAACGGCAAATATTATATCCAGCAGGGAACGGACTATTACGAAGCCGAACTCAACTGGGGCCCGACCGGGGCAATGCAGGCCAAAGTCACTGACCCCACGGCGCTGACGACCCTGGCATCACCGGTTAACGTCACCAGTACACCGGCGGTAGATTTAACCAGCGCCACCCCCACCTTCCTGGACAGCAGCGGGAATGCGGTTTCCGGCACCGCGCGGCTGGTGAAAAATGGCAGCTCGTATTTTATGGAAGTGGACAACGGCGGCGGCGATTTTCGCTATTATGCCGCCTCTGTTGCTGTCAGCAGCGATGGCGGAACACCCGCCGTGACCGTTCAGGCAAACACCGCGACTGCACAAAACGCCTTTACGGATGTCAGCACCGTCGGCGGTACATCTTACATAACGATCGACCCGGCAAAGATGCAGCTGAACTATACGGATAACGACGGCAAAATCTTCGCTAACGTACTCGATAGCGATGCTGACGGGAATTATGTGATGAACCTCGGCGCGGATGGTAAAAGCGCCACTCTGGTACAGCAAAGTGACGGCTCGCTGCTGATTAAGACACTCAACGGCAGCGGCGAGATCCAGATTTATTATCCCAACAGCTATACCACCACAACCGACGCCGCAACGGGCTGGACCACCATCAATCTACGGGAAACCGGTGATGGGATCCGTCTGCGCAATCCGGAAGATCCACTGGCAACTCTCGATGCGGCGATTGCCCGTGTCGATCAGCGCCGTAGCCTGCTGGGCGCAACCATGAACCGCCTCGAATCCGCGCAGAATGTGCAAGCGGCAACCTCCACCGCACTAAGCGCCTCGCGTTCGCGAATTGAAGATGCTGATTACGCGGAAGAAGTGTCGCAAATGTCTCGCGCGCAGATTGTGCAACAGGCGGGGAACTCGGTGCTGGCGAAATCGAACCATCTGCCGGATGCGGTACTTTCATTGTTGCAGGGGTAA
- the actS gene encoding amidase activator ActS — protein MFAGSLNRNPIIALSLLTLTLLLAGCSGSKSSDMGGAVYTVKRGDTLYRIARTTGTSVKDLARMNNIPAPYTIEVGQKLKVNGGSSSTAKNSTSSKTKTAKVTPSYAVPQSSWPPVGQRCWVWPASGKVVMPYSTSEGGNKGIDISAARGTPVYASGAGKVVYVGDQLRGYGNLIMIKHGEDYITAYAHNDTMLVNNGQNVKAGQKIATMGSTGTDSVKLHFQIRYRATAIDPQRYLPAQGSKPKC, from the coding sequence TTGTTTGCAGGAAGCCTGAACAGAAACCCCATTATTGCCTTATCCCTTCTGACGCTAACGCTACTGCTGGCGGGGTGTTCGGGCAGTAAATCCTCCGATATGGGCGGTGCGGTGTACACCGTTAAGCGCGGGGATACGCTGTACCGAATTGCGCGTACAACGGGCACTAGCGTGAAAGATCTGGCGCGGATGAACAATATCCCTGCGCCCTATACCATCGAGGTGGGGCAAAAGCTGAAGGTTAACGGCGGCTCTTCTTCTACAGCAAAAAACTCCACGTCGTCTAAAACGAAAACCGCCAAAGTGACACCATCTTACGCAGTGCCGCAATCGTCCTGGCCGCCGGTCGGGCAGCGCTGCTGGGTCTGGCCTGCCAGTGGCAAAGTAGTGATGCCGTATTCAACGTCTGAGGGCGGAAACAAGGGCATTGATATCTCTGCGGCGCGCGGGACACCTGTTTATGCATCCGGTGCCGGGAAAGTGGTTTACGTCGGCGACCAGCTGCGCGGCTACGGTAATCTGATCATGATTAAGCATGGTGAAGATTACATCACGGCGTATGCGCACAACGACACTATGCTGGTGAACAATGGGCAGAACGTGAAGGCGGGGCAGAAGATTGCGACCATGGGCAGCACAGGGACGGACTCGGTGAAGCTCCACTTCCAGATCCGCTATCGCGCCACGGCCATCGATCCGCAGCGTTATCTTCCGGCACAGGGCAGCAAACCGAAGTGCTAA
- the idi gene encoding isopentenyl-diphosphate Delta-isomerase, producing the protein MSIQEHVILVNDQGTVIGTQEKYAAHTSHTPLHLAFSSWLFNAKGECLVTRRAMCKKAWPGVWTNSVCGHPQSGEEIEQAIIRRCRFELGAEITDITAVAPEFRYREVDPSGIVENEICPVYAARVTADVTINHDEVMEYQWVTLEALFRALDATPWAFSPWMVMEATVARDALRAFATQ; encoded by the coding sequence ATGAGCATTCAAGAACACGTCATTTTAGTAAATGACCAGGGAACGGTAATTGGCACTCAGGAGAAATACGCCGCACACACGTCGCATACCCCGCTGCATCTGGCCTTCTCATCCTGGCTGTTTAACGCAAAAGGCGAATGTCTGGTTACACGGCGCGCCATGTGCAAAAAAGCCTGGCCTGGCGTCTGGACCAACTCCGTGTGCGGCCACCCTCAATCCGGTGAAGAGATTGAACAGGCCATTATCCGCCGCTGCCGATTTGAATTGGGCGCAGAGATTACTGACATTACCGCCGTCGCGCCTGAATTTCGCTATCGTGAAGTCGATCCTTCCGGGATTGTCGAAAACGAGATCTGCCCGGTTTATGCCGCACGCGTCACTGCCGACGTCACCATCAACCATGATGAAGTGATGGAGTACCAGTGGGTCACGCTGGAAGCGTTATTCCGTGCGCTGGACGCAACGCCTTGGGCATTTAGCCCGTGGATGGTGATGGAAGCCACCGTCGCACGCGACGCGCTCCGCGCTTTCGCCACACAATAA
- the lysS gene encoding lysine--tRNA ligase — translation MSEQQAQGADAVVDLNNELKTRREKLAALREQGVPFPNDFRRDHTSDQLHADFDGKENEELEALNVEVSVAGRMMTRRIMGKASFVTLQDVGGRIQLYVSRDDLPEGIYNEQFKKWDLGDILGAKGKLFKTKTGELSIHCTELRLLTKALRPLPDKFHGLQDQEARYRQRYLDLISNDESRKTFKIRSQIMAGIRQFMVNRDFMEVETPMMQVIPGGASARPFITHHNALDLDMYLRIAPELYLKRLVVGGFDRVFEINRNFRNEGISVRHNPEFTMMELYMAYADYKDLIELTESLFRTLAQDILGKTEVPYGDEVFDFGKPFVKLTMREAIKKYRPETEMADLDNFDSAKAIAESIGIKVEKSWGLGRIVTEIFEEVAEAHLIQPTFITEYPAEVSPLARRNDENPEITDRFEFFIGGREIGNGFSELNDAEDQAQRFQDQVDAKAAGDDEAMFFDEDYVTALEHGLPPTAGLGIGIDRMVMLFTNSHTIRDVILFPAMRPVK, via the coding sequence ATGTCTGAACAACAAGCACAGGGCGCTGACGCGGTAGTCGATCTTAACAACGAACTGAAAACCCGCCGCGAGAAGCTGGCAGCACTGCGCGAGCAGGGCGTGCCGTTCCCGAACGATTTTCGTCGTGACCACACCTCAGACCAACTGCACGCTGACTTCGACGGCAAAGAAAACGAAGAGCTGGAAGCGCTGAACGTAGAAGTGTCTGTGGCTGGCCGTATGATGACGCGTCGTATCATGGGTAAAGCCTCTTTCGTGACCTTACAGGACGTTGGCGGTCGTATTCAGTTGTACGTTTCCCGCGACGACCTGCCAGAAGGCATCTACAACGAGCAGTTCAAGAAGTGGGACCTGGGCGATATCCTGGGCGCGAAAGGCAAGCTGTTCAAAACCAAGACCGGTGAGCTGTCTATCCACTGTACCGAGCTGCGTCTGCTGACCAAAGCACTGCGCCCACTGCCGGATAAATTCCACGGTTTGCAGGATCAGGAAGCGCGCTATCGTCAGCGTTACCTGGATCTCATCTCTAACGATGAATCCCGCAAGACCTTCAAAATCCGCTCCCAGATCATGGCTGGTATCCGTCAGTTCATGGTTAACCGCGACTTTATGGAAGTGGAAACCCCAATGATGCAGGTGATCCCAGGCGGCGCGTCTGCGCGTCCGTTCATCACGCATCACAACGCCCTGGATCTGGACATGTACCTGCGTATCGCGCCGGAACTGTACCTGAAACGTCTGGTGGTGGGTGGTTTCGACCGTGTGTTCGAAATTAACCGTAACTTCCGTAACGAAGGTATCTCCGTTCGCCATAACCCAGAGTTCACCATGATGGAACTCTATATGGCTTACGCAGATTACAAAGACCTGATCGAACTGACCGAATCCCTGTTCCGTACCCTGGCGCAGGACATTCTGGGCAAAACTGAAGTGCCTTACGGTGACGAGGTGTTCGACTTTGGTAAGCCGTTCGTTAAGCTGACCATGCGCGAAGCTATCAAGAAATACCGTCCAGAAACGGAGATGGCTGACCTGGATAACTTCGACTCTGCGAAAGCGATTGCAGAAAGCATCGGCATCAAGGTTGAGAAGAGCTGGGGTCTGGGCCGTATCGTGACTGAGATCTTCGAAGAAGTGGCAGAAGCGCACCTGATTCAGCCTACCTTCATCACCGAATACCCTGCAGAAGTGTCTCCGCTGGCGCGTCGTAATGACGAGAACCCAGAAATCACTGACCGCTTCGAATTCTTCATCGGTGGCCGCGAAATCGGCAACGGCTTTAGCGAGCTGAACGATGCTGAAGATCAGGCGCAGCGCTTCCAGGATCAGGTTGATGCGAAAGCGGCTGGCGACGACGAAGCTATGTTCTTCGACGAAGACTACGTGACTGCACTGGAACACGGCCTGCCGCCAACCGCAGGCCTGGGCATTGGTATCGACCGTATGGTAATGCTGTTCACTAACAGCCACACTATCCGTGACGTGATCCTCTTCCCGGCGATGCGTCCGGTGAAATAA